The nucleotide window GGCCACAGCCGCCGGCTCGCGCTCTTTGGAGTTCGCCGAAGGTCGTTCTCGCCTACAACCACAATCTGCCGGTCGGGTGCAACGTGGCGGAGTAATTGTGCCAAATCATCAACACCCCCAACGTTCGACGGGCGACCGATTGCGGGTAGACCCGCGGCCGACATGGCCAGCACATCGCTCCAGCCTTCGACCAGAAACACCGGCCCGCTTCTGTCCTGCCAACCGGCCGGAACGGCAAGGCCACGTGACGTGTCTCTCTCCTGCCACTTCTCCCCGGCTGTCGAACGGAAATGAATGCCGACGACACGGCCTTCACCGTCGTACTCGGGGAAGCTCCACGCTCCCGCGCTTCGTGATTTCCCTTTTGATCCGCGAGGCTGTGCTTTCCAACCGAGCAGAGGAACGTATTCAGAGACCCACCTCGGGAGCCCCAAATGAGGCGCCAGTTGCGCCCCTTGCTCGGGCGACAAGTTCGCGGCGTACTCCTGAGCCAATGGCAGTACGCTGTCACGCTGGCGAACGTGCTCGGGAGCGACAAAGCTCGGCGTGGGGATGCCTTCACCATCAAGACGGTGAAGCATGAAGTCGCCGATCTTCCCGGTTCGTCGTTTCCCCCTTCGACCGGTTGTCGGGTTGTGAACGCCTCGCGTCAGGTCGTAGCACATCAGCCACGAGCCGTCATTCGTTCGTTGGCACCGCGTTTCTGCACCGCAAAGTGGGCATGGGTTGCGGCGTGTAAATGCGACCCAAGTACGGTTTGATTGGCTCACGTCGCACGCTCCCGCTGTGCGCAGGGGATCGCACGCCGCGAGCGCGGGCGCACCACTTCGACAAACCGGCGACGGTGAAGAATCACTGGTGAAACCACTTCACTTGGCCGGTTCGTGGCGGCAACCACGGGCCGGCTTTCTTCGTTTCAGAACCAAATCATCGGCGAACAGACCGCCGCTTTTGCAGGTCAGATGCGCTCGATCCCAGAGCGGCCGACTGCACGCTGGCTACACGTGCGTCGTGTTGGTTGCGGCAATGAACCGCGTCACGGCCTCGCGCGAGGTCACGAGGCTCTTGCCAACCTTGACCGCTTCAAGCTTAATTCCGCGGATACCCTTCGAAACCCACCGACGTAGGGTCAAGGCGTCACGCTTGATGAACGCACCCGCTTCGCTCATCGTCATTCGGGTTTCGTCTAGAATAGCCATCGGCGTTGCTCCGCTCGGTTGTCAAGCTGATACTCACTCCGAATACTTGTCCGTCGCTTGCGAAGAGCGAACCATCCCACACGCTCCTCAAATCCGTCTGCGGTTGGTCTGTAAATGACGAAAGCCGGGCGTCCGTGCCCGACCTTCGCCACCGCGGCGCGTACGCACCGCGTCCCGGGGCCGCGTCATGCGGCATGCCGGGTGTCCCCTGCCACGTTTGTCGCCGGCACGACGCGCTCACCGTCAACGGTCCAGTACGGAAGCTGGCCGTACTGCAAGCCGATGAACTGATCCAGCGCCCACGCCACGCCCACGGCATCGCGGAACACCGGGGCTAGCGCCTTGTCGTCGGTAAATCGCTTGAACACGTCGCAGAACTCTTGGAGCTGGCAGGCCATCGCGTCGAGCTGGTCGGTGAGTGCCCAAATCGCTTTGAGGCAGGCGTCAGCGGTTACCCCTTCGGCTTCTGCGATTTCGGCCGGGCTAGTGGGGACCGGTTCCGTGCTCATGCTGCTTCCCCTTTCGCGCTGGCGACAGGGGGCGTGCTGCGCAGGTCCATCGGCAGAATCAGCGCCGGCTCGATGCCACTGCGAATGATGTCCAGGAACCAGACCGCGCCCAACACGTCGCGGTGAACGGTCTCGAAGTCTTCGCACAGGTCGCTGGTTCGGAACCCTTCGCCGCGGAGGTAAACGCGAATCGTGTCCGGGTGATACCGTTCTGTGAATTCGTCGCAGAGCGCTCGAAGGCTCTCGATGGCGTCACGGATGACGACGGCCTCGCGGTACGCCGGGTGCGCCTTGCAGGCGTCGTAGGCCGACTTGAAGTTGTCCTGATCGGGTTCGGCGGCCGGCGCGGTGCGCACCGGAAGCGGGACCGCTTGCAAAGCGGTCTGCTCGTGGGTAAAAATGCTCACGGCTCTTCGATCTCCTTCGAGGGGGACACGGGGATGCCACCGCCCTGGGGGAGCTGCAATCTCCCCCAGGGCAATTTTGCGGACAGCATTATGCCGTCGGGCATAGCATGGCTGGTCTTATCGGCTCTGTCAACGGGCATAATTTACCCGTTTCTAAAGAGGTGCCCACGCTTCGCCGATTTACCCGGAGTGCAGATTGACCGGCAGAAGTGGCAGGATTACCCTTGTCTACCGAACTCGACACGAATCCGGTGGATGGGGGAACCGACTTGATCGCGGTACTCAAGGATGTCGTGAAGCAAAGCGGACTGTCGCTCAACAAGATCGCGACCGAAAGCGGTCTGAACCAAAGCCAACTGCACCGTTTCGTGACCGGTGAACGAACCCTTTCACTCGTCTCAGCAGCGAAGCTATTCGCTTACTTCAAACTTGAAATTGTTGTTCCGACGCCTTTGACG belongs to Gemmata obscuriglobus and includes:
- a CDS encoding DUF1580 domain-containing protein produces the protein MTMSEAGAFIKRDALTLRRWVSKGIRGIKLEAVKVGKSLVTSREAVTRFIAATNTTHV
- a CDS encoding helix-turn-helix domain-containing protein is translated as MSTELDTNPVDGGTDLIAVLKDVVKQSGLSLNKIATESGLNQSQLHRFVTGERTLSLVSAAKLFAYFKLEIVVPTPLTPESATSQTPPQLASPAKKPKK